Proteins from a single region of Pungitius pungitius chromosome 4, fPunPun2.1, whole genome shotgun sequence:
- the slc5a7a gene encoding high-affinity choline transporter 1 yields the protein MTIHIEGLVAIAIFYLLILCVGIWAAWKNKHSGEAEGTDRSETIMVGGRDIGLFVGGFTMTATWVGGGYINGTAEYVYLPQYGLAWAQAPFGYALSLVVGGLFFAKPMRSRGYVTMLDPFQQIYGKRMGGLLFIPALMGEIFWSAAILSALGATLSVIVDINIKMSVVISALIAIFYTLVGGLYSVAYTDVVQLFCIFLGLWISVPFALTNPAVSDITITAVKQVYQSPWKGSIHKGDTWVWIDNFCLLMLGGIPWQVYFQRVLSASSANYAQVLSFLAAFGCLVMAVPSVLIGAIGASTDWNQTSYGAIPPKDKDQADMILPIVLQHLCPPFVSFFGLGAVSAAVMSSADSSILSASSMFARNIYQLAFRQSASDREIVWVMRITIFVFGGLATLMALVTGTVYGLWYLSSDLVYVIIFPQLISVLFVKGTNTYGSVAAYLFGMVLRIGGGEPYLGMPPFIYYPGWAVEQRMHHITGEMVDVVIQKFPFKTISMIASFLGNVAVSHLAKYLFESGKISHKYDFLEAVVSMHSGEVMDRTTLVTRGNNIGLSEMAPVKPRLSVTLAAAFTRRDTLPKEIVVEEEEESSSESSHHDEE from the exons ATGACCATCCACATAGAAGGGCTTGTGGCTATCGCGATCTTCTATCTACTGATCCTGTGCGTGGGCATCTGGGCGgcatggaaaaacaaacactctgGGGAGGCGGAGGGCACCGACCGCAGCGAAACCATCATGGTCGGTGGGAGGGACATTGGATTATTTGTTGGTGGATTTACCATGACAG CGACGTGGGTTGGAGGAGGATATATAAATGGTACAGCTGAGTATGTGTATCTGCCTCAATATGGTTTGGCTTGGGCTCAAGCTCCCTTTGGATATGCCCTCAGTCTTGTTGTGG GGGGGCTATTTTTTGCTAAGCCCATGCGCTCACGAGGTTACGTCACCATGTTGGACCCGTTCCAGCAGATCTATGGGAAACGCATGGGTGGCCTCCTCTTCATACCTGCACTCATGGGGGAGATCTTCTGGTCAGCGGCCATCTTATCCGCCCTCG GTGCTACTCTGAGTGTCATCGTGGACATCAACATTAAGATGTCCGTGGTTATCTCAGCGCTCATTGCAATATTTTACACCTTGGTTGGAGGACTTTACTCGGTGGCCTACACTGATGTCGTGCAGCTCTTCTGCATCTTTCTTGGCCTG TGGATCAGCGTCCCGTTTGCTTTGACCAACCCTGCGGTGTCAGACATCACCATTACTGCAGTGAAGCAGGTGTACCAGTCGCCCTGGAAAGGCAGCATCCACAAAGGCGACACCTGGGTGTGGATCGATAACTTCTGCCTCCTG ATGCTTGGAGGAATACCCTGGCAGGTGTATTTCCAGAGAGTGCTGTCTGCCTCCTCGGCAAACTACGCTCAGGTCCTCTCCTTCCTGGCTGCCTTCGGGTGCCTCGTCATGGCCGTGCCCTCCGTTCTCATCGGGGCCATCGGGGCCTCCACAG ATTGGAACCAGACGAGTTATGGGGCTATTCCTCCTAAAGATAAAGATCAAGCGGACATGATTCTCCCCATCGTGCTCCAACACCTTTGCCCTCCGTTCGTCTCCTTCTTCGGCCTGGGTGCAGTGTCTGCAGCTGTCATGTCATCTGCAGACTCCTCCATCCTGTCAGCCAGCTCCATGTTTGCGAGGAACATCTACCAGCTGGCGTTTAGACAGTCT GCGTCTGACCGCGAGATCGTGTGGGTCATGCGTATCACCATCTTTGTGTTCGGCGGCCTTGCCACGTTGATGGCGCTGGTGACCGGGACCGTTTACGGCCTCTGGTACCTGAGCTCCGACCTGGTGTACGTCATCATCTTCCCACAGCTGATCAGCGTGCTCTTTGTCAAAGGCACCAACACGTACGGCTCGGTGGCCGCCTACCTGTTCGGCATGGTGCTGCGCATCGGTGGAGGAGAGCCCTACCTCGGGATGCCTCCCTTCATTTATTACCCCGGCTGGGCCGTCGAGCAGAGGATGCACCACATAACCGGCGAAATGGTGGACGTCGTCATCCAGAAGTTCCCCTTCAAGACCATCTCCATGATTGCCTCCTTCCTGGGTAACGTCGCTGTCTCCCACCTGGCAAAGTACCTGTTTGAGAGCGGCAAGATTTCACACAAATACGACTTTCTCGAAGCAGTGGTGTCCATGCACAGCGGGGAGGTCATGGATAGGACGACGCTCGTGACCCGCGGGAACAACATCGGGCTGTCGGAGATGGCGCCCGTCAAACCGCGGCTGAGCGTGACCTTGGCAGCCGCTTTCACGCgccgcgacacgctgccgaaGGAGatagtggtggaggaggaggaggagtccagcTCTGAATCCTCCCACCATGACGAAGAGTGA
- the arl6 gene encoding ADP-ribosylation factor-like protein 6, giving the protein MGLFDKLAGWLGLKKEVNVLCLGLDNSGKTTIINQLKPANAQAQDIVPTIGFSIEKFKTSSLSFTVFDMSGQGRYRNLWEHYYKEGQAIIFVIDSADKLRMVVAKEELDTLLNHPDVKHRRIPILFFANKMDVRDALSSVKVSQLLCLENIKDKPWHICATDALKGEGLQEGVDWLQDQIKTMRT; this is encoded by the exons ATGGGGCTGTTTGACAAGTTGGCAGGATGGCTGGGGTTGAAGAAGGAAGTGAATGTGCTGTGTCTTGGTTTGGACAACAGTGGGAAAACCACGATCATCAACCAGCTGAAGCCCGCAAAT GCTCAAGCGCAAGACATCGTCCCAACCATTGGCTTCAGCATAGAGAAGTTCAAGACATCCAG TCTGTCCTTCACAGtgtttgacatgtctggtcaggGCAGATACAGAAACCTTTGGGAGCACTACTACAA GGAAGGCCAGGCTATCATATTTGTCATTGATAGTGCAGACAAACTGAGGATGGTAGTTGCCAAAGAAGAACTTGACACATTGCTAAACCACCCTG ACGTGAAGCACAGGAGGATCCCCATCCTGTTCTTTGCTAACAAGATGGATGTCAGGGATGCTCTGTCGTCTGTCAAGGTGTCACAGCTGCTCTGTTTGGAGAACATTAAAGACAAACCCTGGCACATCTG TGCCACTGATGCTCTGAAAGGAGAAGGGTTACAGGAAGGAGTGGACTGGTTACAAG ATCAAATCAAAACAATGAGAACGTGA